In Leptospira congkakensis, one DNA window encodes the following:
- a CDS encoding arylesterase: MRVKTLWTLLFLSTLVFFVLDCGGQIQEKPIVGCERISGTPGPEDLDLIRDTSTVIVSSHERRNGLKDIGALFEVSLVNPNGKLEAKKIETNYPENFRPHGISYAKVKGVDTLAVISHTLADENPHTIEIFERSASGKWTHTKTLSDPTLTSPNDIFMNEAGEIFSSNDNGTSNAFRKYWDMIIRSGRADISYYDGKTFQALNVPVMLGNGIYIRKKGNDELLYRSVFSEKAIRVYQVDRSARKINLKYLDSISIGAGPDNILEDENGMLWLAAHDSTYKFIRHVMNRTNLAPTRVFKINPENKEVTEVYANEGAEISAGSTGLVFKNKLLISQVFEDFLLVCPRP; this comes from the coding sequence ATGCGCGTAAAAACCCTATGGACTCTCCTCTTCCTTTCCACCCTCGTTTTCTTTGTTTTGGATTGCGGTGGTCAAATTCAGGAAAAGCCAATTGTCGGCTGTGAACGAATTTCTGGAACTCCCGGCCCTGAAGATCTCGATCTTATCCGAGATACTTCCACTGTCATTGTATCTTCCCATGAACGTAGGAACGGATTGAAGGACATTGGTGCACTGTTTGAAGTTTCCTTGGTCAATCCGAATGGAAAATTGGAAGCCAAAAAAATTGAAACCAATTATCCTGAAAACTTTCGTCCACATGGAATTAGTTATGCGAAAGTGAAAGGTGTTGATACATTAGCTGTCATCTCGCATACGTTAGCCGATGAAAATCCACATACCATTGAAATTTTTGAAAGATCTGCCTCGGGTAAATGGACTCATACAAAAACTTTGAGTGATCCCACCCTTACAAGTCCCAATGATATTTTTATGAACGAAGCCGGAGAAATTTTTTCTTCTAATGACAATGGAACAAGCAATGCCTTTCGTAAGTATTGGGATATGATCATTCGTAGTGGTCGGGCCGATATATCTTATTATGACGGAAAAACATTCCAGGCGCTAAATGTTCCCGTGATGTTAGGGAATGGAATTTACATTCGTAAAAAAGGAAACGATGAGTTGTTGTATCGATCCGTATTTTCAGAAAAAGCCATTCGGGTCTACCAAGTAGATCGAAGTGCAAGAAAGATAAATCTCAAGTATTTGGATTCTATTTCCATTGGTGCAGGCCCAGATAATATTTTAGAGGATGAAAATGGAATGCTTTGGCTTGCGGCCCATGACTCTACATACAAATTCATTCGCCATGTCATGAACCGAACCAATTTAGCACCCACTCGTGTTTTCAAAATCAATCCCGAAAACAAAGAAGTCACTGAAGTTTATGCCAACGAAGGCGCCGAAATTTCTGCAGGTAGTACAGGACTTGTTTTCAAAAACAAACTTTTGATTTCGCAGGTATTTGAAGATTTTCTTTTGGTTTGCCCAAGGCCGTAA
- the sixA gene encoding phosphohistidine phosphatase SixA produces the protein MKIILVRHGEAENASQTISDSQRDLTDKGVSDIHKIGKFIKNSSLAVKQVYYSPYTRTKHTAEILSEELKYGCQMLASDDLVAGKGCTDIISCLVNFTNSDTVLLVGHNPDITYFAAKLLGNSGAAENLIFQPGSTIAINVARERFAHGQIIWAISPDNLGV, from the coding sequence ATGAAGATCATTTTGGTTCGTCACGGTGAGGCTGAAAACGCAAGCCAAACCATTTCTGATTCGCAACGAGATCTAACCGACAAAGGTGTCAGTGATATTCATAAAATCGGAAAGTTTATTAAAAACTCTTCTTTAGCGGTCAAACAAGTTTATTACAGTCCTTATACAAGAACCAAACACACCGCAGAAATCCTATCGGAAGAATTAAAATATGGCTGCCAAATGCTTGCTTCCGATGACCTTGTCGCTGGTAAAGGTTGTACCGACATTATCTCTTGTTTGGTTAATTTTACAAATTCCGATACGGTTCTGTTAGTCGGTCATAATCCAGACATCACATATTTTGCAGCAAAACTTTTGGGAAATTCCGGTGCTGCTGAAAATTTAATTTTCCAACCTGGTTCCACCATCGCCATCAATGTAGCGCGAGAAAGATTCGCACATGGCCAAATTATCTGGGCTATTTCTCCAGACAATCTCGGAGTTTGA
- a CDS encoding acylphosphatase — protein MGKSEEARARILVRGFVQGVGFRYYILQKAQEMRLKGYTQNLPNGEVEAVVEGDKLFIEDLYRAMQRGPTKAKVKDHVIEWSDPKNQFRTFLIKK, from the coding sequence TTGGGAAAATCAGAAGAAGCAAGAGCGAGAATATTAGTACGGGGATTTGTGCAAGGGGTCGGATTTCGTTACTATATCCTCCAAAAAGCCCAAGAGATGAGGCTCAAAGGTTATACGCAAAACTTACCTAATGGGGAAGTAGAGGCAGTTGTGGAAGGGGACAAACTTTTTATCGAAGATTTGTACCGAGCCATGCAACGTGGGCCCACAAAAGCAAAAGTAAAGGATCATGTCATTGAATGGAGTGATCCAAAAAATCAATTCAGAACTTTTTTAATTAAGAAATAA
- a CDS encoding DUF1697 domain-containing protein, whose protein sequence is MKYIALLRGINVGGNRKVEMKKLRTLFESFGYTEVSTYINSGNVIFESEDDTKTVLFKIQKSFEKVFKFEIPTIVKTEKEMKKIANAIPAEWQNDATQRTDVAYLFPEADFKNIIEELPLKKEFLEIRYRKGAIIWNIKRENVNKSQLAKLISHKLYKVMTIRNVNTARFLAGEKE, encoded by the coding sequence ATGAAATACATCGCATTACTTAGAGGAATCAATGTGGGAGGAAACAGAAAGGTCGAAATGAAAAAACTTCGAACACTTTTTGAATCCTTCGGTTACACGGAAGTTTCCACTTATATCAATTCAGGGAATGTTATTTTTGAATCAGAAGATGATACAAAAACAGTTTTATTCAAAATACAAAAGAGTTTTGAAAAAGTTTTCAAATTTGAAATCCCCACTATCGTAAAGACAGAAAAGGAAATGAAAAAAATTGCAAATGCGATCCCAGCGGAATGGCAAAACGACGCCACTCAAAGGACAGATGTGGCTTATTTATTTCCAGAAGCGGATTTCAAAAATATCATTGAGGAACTTCCTCTCAAAAAAGAATTTTTGGAGATTCGTTATAGGAAAGGTGCCATCATCTGGAATATCAAAAGAGAAAATGTGAACAAAAGCCAACTGGCAAAACTCATCAGTCATAAATTATACAAGGTGATGACGATACGAAATGTAAACACAGCCAGGTTTCTAGCAGGAGAAAAAGAGTAA
- a CDS encoding RNA pyrophosphohydrolase: MDDRDILRIMTDKPYRKNVGMVVFNSLGKVIVGERVQFPGSWQFPQGGIDEGEDYLEAAKRELYEELGVKKATYVTEYPDWIPYDFPNSLGLNSHLQKFRGQLQRWILFHWDGTLEECDLVHHEQEFLTIQFMEIEDTIQSVVEFKREVYAKFVPLFKSAIQNYIAENSKSK, from the coding sequence ATGGATGATAGAGACATTCTAAGGATTATGACAGACAAACCCTACCGCAAAAACGTAGGCATGGTGGTTTTTAATTCTTTGGGAAAAGTGATTGTAGGAGAACGAGTACAATTCCCTGGGTCTTGGCAGTTCCCTCAAGGAGGGATAGACGAAGGTGAGGATTATTTAGAGGCCGCTAAACGAGAATTATATGAAGAGTTAGGGGTCAAAAAAGCAACCTATGTAACGGAATACCCCGATTGGATTCCTTATGACTTTCCCAATTCCTTGGGTCTCAATTCCCATCTCCAAAAATTTCGTGGCCAATTACAAAGATGGATCCTCTTCCATTGGGATGGGACTTTAGAAGAATGTGATTTGGTCCACCACGAACAAGAATTTTTAACCATTCAGTTTATGGAAATAGAAGATACGATCCAATCTGTAGTGGAATTCAAAAGAGAAGTGTATGCGAAGTTTGTTCCTCTTTTTAAATCTGCTATCCAAAATTACATTGCAGAGAATTCAAAATCCAAGTAA
- a CDS encoding LIMLP_16025 family protein translates to MSNVENKLQDIVNAGIGAVKTSKEVWEKLVVDLNEKKSKFETNFQKLKEQGESDTSDNALKVKMGVAWGIVRFDEIKDNVVKYLDKVKEGNENKPS, encoded by the coding sequence ATGAGCAATGTGGAAAACAAGCTGCAAGATATCGTAAATGCTGGGATTGGCGCCGTTAAAACTTCCAAAGAAGTCTGGGAGAAACTGGTCGTAGACCTAAACGAGAAAAAAAGCAAATTCGAAACCAACTTTCAAAAGTTAAAAGAACAAGGTGAAAGTGATACAAGTGACAATGCCTTAAAAGTAAAAATGGGTGTTGCTTGGGGAATCGTTCGTTTTGACGAAATCAAAGATAATGTCGTAAAGTATTTAGATAAAGTAAAAGAAGGAAACGAAAACAAACCTTCTTAA
- a CDS encoding phosphotransferase family protein has product MEMNELQEKVGLHLSAVWNDDVKVARIHHLSGGACQDNYSLDLVSKSGKQSLVLRTDKGASLLSSLSKRDEFKVAELVYKAGVKTPTPVFLEETPDIIGSPFFLMEKIGGKATGRYITKDRELDSYRKTRMVTDLADNLAKLHTVKPSSVSDEELKQKLKIVTKENYASIAISDLRQSLDELPEAHPAIELCLHWLESHSPSIDEIVLVHGDFRTGNFMMNAEGLQGILDYEFAHFGDRHEDIAWLCMRDWRFGRLNKEVGGFGDRKDFYEAYEKTSGIPVDPFKVTFWEIMGNVRWAIGSAQQTERHLSGKDKGIELAAIGRRTAEMEWEAMRLIESL; this is encoded by the coding sequence ATGGAAATGAATGAACTACAGGAGAAAGTAGGACTCCACTTATCGGCCGTATGGAATGACGATGTGAAAGTCGCGCGTATCCACCACCTAAGTGGAGGGGCTTGCCAAGACAATTATTCCTTGGACTTGGTTTCTAAATCCGGTAAACAATCGTTAGTTCTAAGAACTGACAAAGGTGCAAGTTTACTTTCTTCTTTGTCCAAACGAGATGAATTCAAAGTGGCTGAACTTGTTTACAAAGCCGGTGTCAAAACTCCCACTCCTGTATTTCTGGAAGAAACTCCTGATATCATTGGGTCTCCTTTTTTTCTAATGGAAAAAATTGGAGGCAAAGCCACTGGCCGTTACATCACCAAAGATAGAGAATTAGATTCCTATCGTAAAACTCGGATGGTAACGGATCTGGCAGATAACTTAGCCAAACTCCATACAGTAAAACCCAGTTCTGTTTCCGATGAAGAACTAAAACAAAAACTGAAAATTGTCACTAAAGAAAATTATGCATCCATTGCTATCTCTGATCTAAGACAATCGTTAGACGAACTTCCTGAAGCACACCCGGCCATTGAATTATGTTTGCATTGGTTGGAATCTCATTCTCCTTCGATTGATGAAATTGTTTTGGTTCATGGAGATTTTCGCACTGGAAATTTTATGATGAACGCTGAAGGACTCCAGGGAATTTTAGATTATGAATTTGCTCACTTTGGCGATCGTCATGAAGACATTGCTTGGTTGTGTATGCGTGATTGGAGGTTTGGTCGCCTAAACAAAGAAGTCGGTGGTTTTGGCGATCGCAAAGATTTTTACGAAGCTTACGAAAAAACTTCCGGTATCCCAGTGGATCCTTTCAAAGTGACTTTTTGGGAAATTATGGGTAATGTTCGTTGGGCCATCGGTAGTGCACAACAAACAGAGAGACATCTTTCTGGAAAAGACAAAGGGATTGAACTTGCGGCGATTGGTAGGCGAACAGCAGAGATGGAATGGGAAGCCATGCGACTCATTGAATCTCTGTAG
- a CDS encoding histidine phosphatase family protein, with translation MSLLYLVRHGQADRLGKNYDQLTEHGWKQAKLLGEYFKNQRIEFDSVYTGTLNRQKQTAQGIIESFSKDQFFIPEPGVNSAWDEFDSKMWLGLAAKIRHANDNFAKLYESYKKAWEEGKEETRDYFQELIQIVLSDWVHGVWDPVEPYTFQEYVEKVSFGPKEIPKNVKSTLVVSSSTPIAIMMGLSCKMQPVEFPVFMKSITNSSLSIFKRENDHWEPVSWNNTPHLQNPDLVTLV, from the coding sequence ATGTCTTTATTGTATCTGGTGCGCCACGGACAGGCAGATCGTCTCGGAAAAAACTATGACCAACTGACAGAACATGGTTGGAAACAAGCAAAACTACTTGGTGAATATTTCAAAAACCAAAGAATCGAATTTGATTCTGTTTACACTGGTACACTCAACCGGCAAAAACAAACCGCACAAGGAATCATCGAAAGTTTTTCAAAGGATCAGTTTTTTATTCCGGAACCAGGGGTAAATTCAGCCTGGGACGAATTTGATTCCAAAATGTGGCTCGGCCTTGCAGCTAAGATTCGTCATGCGAATGATAACTTTGCCAAATTATATGAATCTTATAAAAAAGCTTGGGAAGAAGGAAAAGAAGAAACTAGAGATTATTTCCAAGAACTGATTCAAATTGTATTAAGTGATTGGGTTCATGGAGTTTGGGATCCTGTGGAACCATATACTTTCCAAGAATATGTGGAGAAAGTTTCCTTTGGCCCAAAGGAAATTCCAAAAAATGTAAAAAGTACACTTGTTGTTTCTTCAAGTACTCCCATTGCAATTATGATGGGTCTATCCTGTAAAATGCAACCGGTTGAGTTTCCGGTGTTTATGAAATCGATTACCAATTCTTCACTCAGTATTTTTAAAAGAGAAAATGATCATTGGGAACCTGTAAGTTGGAATAACACACCTCATTTACAAAATCCTGATTTGGTTACATTAGTGTAG
- a CDS encoding EAL domain-containing protein, translating to MEQTLDLGMDVFQLPRYWEEYQSLETIYWNGSFASEYQPIVSILEKKTVAYEALARFYTNGGKIAPDRAFQILHNDPGFFFDFEKKLKNFQIQNRPEGYPLFLNMDAHVYSKEIHTDHWESVFKREKNIVCELIENTDYASVEDSKFCMNHLKEMNIPFALDDIGGKNNLFCFEFLEGASYLKFDRRWLSLLRTDKNYSEILKGFLAFAKLQKTQCILEGIETQADLEIAINTGFDLGQGFLFKYGTLQAVA from the coding sequence ATGGAACAAACTCTGGATTTAGGAATGGATGTTTTCCAATTACCAAGGTATTGGGAAGAGTATCAATCTTTGGAAACCATATATTGGAATGGTAGTTTTGCATCGGAATACCAACCAATCGTATCTATTTTGGAAAAGAAAACAGTGGCTTATGAAGCACTAGCGCGGTTTTATACAAATGGTGGAAAAATTGCACCTGACCGAGCTTTCCAAATTTTACATAATGATCCTGGATTCTTTTTTGATTTTGAGAAAAAATTGAAAAACTTTCAAATTCAAAATCGGCCAGAAGGTTATCCATTGTTTTTGAATATGGATGCCCATGTTTATAGTAAGGAAATTCATACTGACCATTGGGAATCTGTTTTTAAGAGAGAAAAAAACATAGTTTGCGAATTGATTGAAAACACAGACTATGCTTCGGTTGAAGATTCAAAGTTTTGTATGAACCATCTTAAAGAAATGAACATTCCTTTTGCTTTGGATGATATTGGTGGGAAAAACAATTTATTTTGTTTTGAATTTTTAGAGGGTGCGAGTTATTTAAAGTTTGATCGGCGTTGGTTGTCTTTACTTCGTACCGACAAAAACTATTCTGAGATTTTAAAAGGGTTTTTGGCATTTGCCAAATTGCAAAAAACCCAATGTATTTTGGAAGGGATAGAAACTCAGGCTGATTTGGAAATTGCCATCAACACTGGGTTTGATTTAGGCCAAGGTTTTTTATTTAAATACGGAACATTACAAGCAGTCGCTTAA
- a CDS encoding acyl-CoA dehydrogenase family protein — MDFEISQEVETLRKNIQDFITNEIIPLEKHYDYEKGRMPEDINQQARAKVKAAGFWTPHLPKSEGGLGLDLIGTCIIFSELGRSPIAPYIFNCDAPDEGNMHLLSLAATEKQKELILHPLIKGELRTGFAMTEPAPGAGSDPTTLQTNAEKQGDKYILNGRKWYCTGANGSKYLIVMAKVNGSFRKTTMFLVPTDAKGYTMVREIELMGSHGPGGHCELNFENVEVPEDMILGRIGEGFRLSQERLGPARLTHCMRWTGMARRALSIARSYAKERQVFSSRIADHQGIQWMFAERATEIEMAFLLTLKAAWLLKTGKDARQETSMAKWKVSESLCNTIDMAIQICGGKGYSRDLPLELFYRDARAARIADGPSEVHKMVIGRNYVSEKWDF, encoded by the coding sequence ATGGACTTTGAAATTTCCCAAGAAGTGGAAACACTTCGCAAAAACATCCAAGACTTCATCACAAATGAAATCATTCCTCTGGAAAAACATTATGATTATGAAAAAGGTCGAATGCCAGAAGATATCAACCAACAAGCGCGCGCTAAAGTAAAGGCCGCTGGATTCTGGACACCTCATCTTCCCAAATCAGAAGGTGGATTGGGTTTAGATTTAATTGGAACTTGTATCATTTTTAGTGAACTGGGTCGTTCACCTATTGCTCCTTATATATTTAACTGTGATGCACCGGATGAAGGGAATATGCATTTGCTCTCTTTGGCAGCCACAGAAAAACAAAAAGAACTCATCCTCCATCCACTTATCAAAGGTGAATTACGAACGGGTTTTGCGATGACAGAACCGGCTCCTGGAGCAGGATCTGATCCCACCACCTTACAAACCAATGCTGAAAAACAAGGGGATAAATACATCCTCAATGGTCGCAAGTGGTACTGCACGGGAGCCAATGGATCAAAGTATTTAATTGTGATGGCAAAGGTAAATGGAAGTTTCCGTAAAACCACAATGTTTCTTGTTCCAACAGATGCGAAAGGTTATACTATGGTTCGAGAAATTGAACTTATGGGCTCTCATGGACCCGGAGGACACTGCGAACTTAATTTTGAAAATGTAGAAGTTCCAGAAGATATGATTCTCGGTCGTATTGGAGAAGGATTTCGACTTTCTCAAGAGAGACTTGGTCCGGCTCGTTTGACTCATTGTATGCGTTGGACAGGAATGGCAAGAAGGGCACTTTCGATTGCACGAAGTTATGCGAAAGAAAGACAAGTGTTTAGTTCAAGAATTGCTGACCATCAAGGAATCCAATGGATGTTTGCGGAACGTGCCACAGAAATTGAAATGGCATTCCTTCTCACATTAAAAGCTGCCTGGTTGTTGAAAACGGGAAAAGATGCTCGCCAAGAAACTTCTATGGCAAAATGGAAAGTCAGCGAATCTCTCTGTAATACCATCGATATGGCGATTCAAATTTGCGGGGGCAAAGGGTATTCCCGAGACTTACCGCTTGAATTGTTTTATCGCGATGCAAGAGCGGCAAGGATTGCTGATGGGCCATCTGAGGTGCATAAAATGGTCATTGGTCGAAACTACGTATCTGAGAAGTGGGACTTTTAG
- a CDS encoding aldo/keto reductase, which translates to MKKRRLGKTGMVVSEICMGTMTFGSSCNEDEAFRILDRAYDAGIDFYDTAEIYPVPPQKSWVHRTEEIFGKWIKTKPRDGLIIATKVAGPGHGWFSPPLREGKTALDKYHIRRAIEGSLQRLGVETIDLYQTHWPDHDMPYDETMEALTELKEEGKIRYAGCSNETSFGLMKSLWTSDKYNLMRYDSIQNNFSILNRRFEDELAQVCRKEGVSLLPYSPLAGGVLTGKYNSSVPPEGARFVRYMAEGERQKRMASRFLNENTLSSTAELKTIAEKYGMSSTVLSVAWSKQHDFVASTIIGANTVAQLEESLKATDVILSDEILSEINLLSKKIQYPMG; encoded by the coding sequence ATGAAAAAACGAAGACTTGGCAAAACAGGAATGGTGGTATCCGAAATTTGTATGGGTACCATGACGTTTGGCTCCTCATGTAACGAAGATGAGGCGTTTCGAATTTTGGATCGTGCTTACGATGCGGGAATCGATTTTTATGATACTGCTGAAATTTATCCTGTCCCTCCACAAAAGTCTTGGGTTCACAGAACTGAAGAAATTTTTGGAAAATGGATCAAAACAAAACCTCGAGATGGGCTCATCATCGCAACAAAAGTAGCCGGCCCTGGTCATGGTTGGTTCAGCCCCCCACTCCGCGAAGGAAAAACAGCCTTAGACAAATATCATATCCGCCGTGCGATTGAGGGTTCCTTACAAAGATTAGGTGTGGAAACAATCGATTTATATCAAACGCATTGGCCTGACCATGACATGCCCTATGATGAAACCATGGAAGCACTCACCGAGCTGAAAGAGGAAGGAAAAATTAGATACGCTGGTTGTTCCAATGAAACTTCTTTTGGACTGATGAAAAGCCTTTGGACTTCAGACAAATACAATCTGATGCGATATGATTCCATTCAAAATAATTTCTCAATTCTCAATCGTCGTTTTGAAGATGAGTTAGCACAAGTTTGTCGAAAAGAAGGGGTCTCTTTGTTACCTTATTCTCCCCTTGCTGGTGGTGTGCTTACAGGAAAATACAACAGTTCGGTTCCTCCAGAAGGTGCTAGGTTTGTTCGTTATATGGCCGAGGGAGAAAGGCAAAAACGAATGGCCAGTCGTTTCCTTAATGAAAACACTTTGTCTTCCACAGCGGAACTCAAAACCATTGCTGAAAAGTATGGAATGAGTTCGACGGTCCTTTCTGTTGCTTGGAGTAAACAACATGACTTTGTTGCCTCTACCATCATTGGAGCCAATACGGTCGCTCAACTAGAAGAATCATTAAAAGCAACTGATGTCATTTTGTCAGATGAAATTCTTTCAGAAATCAATCTTCTTTCTAAGAAGATCCAATACCCGATGGGTTAA
- a CDS encoding YajG family lipoprotein → MKKKTKLLLITSLLLIFYSKCSLMNASVEYEYKDPIYNAAPSRNISISFTKSDDHPDAFKDGMFIEGMKKTGFGIDGGYVFTKPRGPEIIKNAFITELKNLGFQVSEESKSNVPDIQIQVNQFFMEPEVGIFFIDIISVIDINVHVIHKNKIYKRRFTSIGEVMNIQCYDILYPIALDRSLKNLSKKTLPEVVDLINQIQMENNFL, encoded by the coding sequence ATGAAAAAGAAAACAAAATTATTATTAATAACTTCTCTCTTGCTTATTTTTTATTCTAAATGCTCTTTAATGAATGCGTCAGTTGAATATGAATATAAAGATCCTATTTATAACGCTGCACCTTCTCGAAATATCTCTATTTCTTTTACTAAATCAGATGACCATCCTGATGCTTTTAAAGATGGCATGTTTATCGAAGGAATGAAAAAAACAGGATTTGGAATTGACGGGGGATACGTTTTTACTAAACCTAGGGGTCCAGAAATCATTAAAAATGCTTTCATTACTGAGTTAAAAAACTTAGGTTTTCAAGTCTCTGAAGAATCCAAGTCAAATGTTCCAGATATTCAAATTCAAGTGAATCAATTCTTCATGGAACCTGAAGTCGGAATCTTTTTTATTGATATCATTTCAGTTATTGATATAAATGTTCATGTCATACACAAAAATAAAATTTACAAGCGTAGGTTTACATCTATAGGTGAAGTAATGAATATTCAGTGTTATGATATTTTATACCCTATTGCTCTTGATAGAAGTTTAAAAAACCTTTCTAAGAAAACTTTACCTGAAGTTGTAGATCTAATTAACCAAATACAAATGGAGAATAATTTTTTATGA
- a CDS encoding LA_2444/LA_4059 family outer membrane protein, with the protein MKNKNILTLITLLIVNFSIYAEEVEIKQKERKANQIYLRRNNAYAAPNEFNMYNSLFPISLSLDIPSIQYNTFGFVRFLGDSKFSIEGNFYEYKKTNFTFDRVSPNTGIFSKGNLGTYYRSEQNLFLNYHLIENRIILNLGLQRFQSDLSDGRFGSYNYNFSQNFQGIAAGFLLESPRLYGLYISAGYRYSILNGYSHINYSVVTSGRNVETFEAKDNPFTKSFINEFKVILGFELNDSILLSLGFIDQSAKVVQNRSQLMTSDPFSTTLVRSAIEYTATNEYFSSTFASITYKY; encoded by the coding sequence ATGAAAAACAAAAACATATTAACCCTAATAACTTTATTAATCGTAAACTTCAGTATTTATGCAGAAGAAGTAGAAATTAAGCAAAAAGAAAGAAAAGCGAATCAAATATATCTAAGAAGAAATAATGCATATGCTGCGCCAAATGAATTCAATATGTATAACAGCCTATTTCCTATATCTCTGTCTTTAGATATCCCTTCTATTCAATATAACACTTTCGGTTTTGTTAGATTCTTAGGTGATTCAAAGTTCAGTATTGAAGGAAACTTTTACGAATATAAAAAAACAAATTTTACATTTGATAGAGTTAGTCCTAATACAGGAATATTTAGCAAAGGAAATCTTGGAACTTATTACAGGTCTGAACAAAATCTATTTCTAAATTATCATTTAATTGAAAATAGGATTATACTTAACCTAGGATTACAAAGGTTCCAAAGCGACTTAAGTGATGGACGGTTTGGAAGCTACAATTACAATTTCTCTCAAAATTTCCAAGGAATTGCAGCTGGATTCTTACTTGAATCTCCAAGACTTTACGGGTTATATATTTCAGCAGGATATAGATATTCTATTTTAAATGGATATTCACACATTAATTATTCCGTTGTCACTTCAGGGAGAAACGTAGAAACTTTCGAAGCAAAAGATAACCCCTTCACTAAATCTTTTATTAATGAATTCAAAGTTATACTTGGATTTGAATTAAATGATTCCATTCTACTATCTCTTGGTTTCATTGACCAATCAGCAAAAGTTGTACAAAATAGAAGTCAATTAATGACTAGTGATCCTTTTTCTACAACATTAGTTAGATCAGCTATTGAATATACAGCAACAAATGAATATTTTAGTTCTACATTTGCATCTATTACTTATAAATATTAA
- a CDS encoding SH3 domain-containing protein, with amino-acid sequence MNKILIKSIILVLIVNCNDSIILKPKQVTLQEVVEKSDLSEGSGFHSLQLKFTKPDKFEFYYSSEGWNWLTKGNYQIKDSKLVLIANFCEDNFGKQNCNDSFGNGHCNISKNQQSIEYLYKLDCYSDNKFIIFSTSDEKSNLISFDIKEFKINPNTELSYSNIPIVTLGNIQGKVLEPVVLREGPGIDFKKLDYIVNNYDGPFLSSLPKDETVIIHARTREKKQVKNWNNYWLLISSADSNKVWVFSEFISY; translated from the coding sequence ATGAATAAAATATTAATCAAAAGTATAATTCTTGTATTGATAGTCAATTGTAACGATTCAATTATTCTGAAGCCTAAACAAGTTACTCTTCAAGAAGTAGTCGAAAAATCTGATCTAAGTGAAGGATCTGGATTTCACTCTCTACAATTAAAATTTACAAAACCTGACAAATTTGAATTCTACTATTCATCTGAAGGATGGAATTGGCTTACAAAAGGAAACTACCAAATCAAGGATTCTAAATTAGTTTTAATTGCAAATTTTTGCGAAGATAATTTTGGGAAACAAAATTGTAATGATTCTTTTGGCAATGGGCATTGTAATATTTCTAAGAATCAACAAAGTATCGAATATTTATACAAACTTGATTGCTACTCAGACAATAAATTCATTATTTTCAGCACTTCCGATGAAAAATCTAATCTTATTTCATTTGATATCAAAGAATTCAAAATTAATCCAAATACTGAATTGAGTTATTCAAATATTCCGATTGTTACTCTTGGAAATATTCAAGGGAAAGTATTGGAACCAGTTGTTTTGAGGGAAGGGCCTGGAATTGATTTTAAAAAATTAGATTATATTGTTAATAATTATGATGGCCCATTTTTAAGTAGCTTACCTAAAGACGAAACAGTTATAATTCACGCAAGGACTCGTGAAAAAAAACAAGTTAAAAACTGGAACAATTATTGGTTACTAATAAGTTCAGCAGACAGTAATAAAGTTTGGGTATTCAGTGAATTTATTTCCTATTAA